The DNA segment ttcaacatacaacACTAcgaggtgcaacatcgtcgtaatgtagtactgcgggacgtgacatctcactttcgggttctcattaatttatttatggagtgttttcatgtacgaaaatatggagTGTAACAGAatgacataagaatgaaataaacattaaaaagtatttctaaagattcttgcttcttcatgaattttcaacatgaaaatggcTTGCGTGAGTACCTCGCTAGGACGTGCTTTTTTTGTGCTTAGAAGTCCTTTTCTTTGAATTCCTTGAAAATTTCCCTAACCCTCTTTCATTCAGGCTTAAGGCTTAAGGCTTTAAGCCTTTTTATTTTCCTTACAATAGGACAGACTACTCAATGGGCTTTAAGCCCAATTCTTAAGTCTTTTTTTTAGAATTAACAAGTATTTAATGGTACTCatctttaataattaaaaatattaaaattattaatattttccTAATTATATATCCAATTACTTATAAATAAATAAGTAATTGATAAGTCAATCATAAGGGTTTAAATCCGCTATAGAAGCAGGGGTgagcataaaatccgaaaaaccgaattccgaaTCGGAccgaattaatttggtatttcggtttcggttttttcggtattTCGATCTAATTTGGTactatattttttggaatttcggTACGGTTCTCGGTATTAGGATCTTgaaatttcggtataccgaaatatcGAATTACTAAATTTTTAAAtacttttaaaaataattctCAGTCCACTCTAGCGCCCCAACCtactaattttaattataatttCCAGCCCACTCCAGCGCCCCAGCCCAAGCCCAAGAAGTTGTCTTGCTCTTTCGGTCAATTAGGGTCTAAACTCAAAACTCTGAAGAGTAAAGATTAGGGCATTAGCGAGCGGCAGTCACAACTCCAACTCCTCACTCTTCATAAAGTCAATTACATTGGATTTAGGGCGATAGTTTCACAAATTTCGGGCAAACGAAGACCGAAATTCAAAGAGATCGGTTGCTATTTCAGAAGCTTGTCTCGAAgtttttcttttatcctttttCTTATGATAAACaattgtttttttaattaataagtTAAGTATTGCTTACATTGATTTCAGAGATACTTAGACAAAGTAGTAAACCCATTAGGAAATTTAAATTTATTGATATAGAGTCACATTTTTATTTGTTGGGTGCTTCTTGcaattttttgaattatttaagTTTTTGAAATTTGAAACAGAAAGTGATAGCTTGAAATAACTTTAGTGTAGTTGGTCAATTCAAttatcttactttgttaaagtaATGAAGTGAAATAATCACACCTGATAGGAATGCCCTctctgtttttgttgtttttgttgcaCTGTGTGTTTAATTCTGCTGCTACTGGTAATGttgctactgttaattctgctACTGTTAATGCTGCTACTGTTGCATATATTTTCTGCCAAAAGATTACATTAAACTTGGCCATTTTTAGAGAAAAAATTTGCAGcatgttactgctgctactgtcGCATGTTAGCTGCCTGTTAAAATTTGTTAATACTGCTGCTACTTGGCCATTTGCAGCATGTTTGCTACTGAAGAAATGGCTATTCGATTTAAGGTTCTGCCAATTCTTTGAATTGATATAATATGGTTATAACCAaaaccgtaccgaaccaaaataagaaatattGAACCATACCGAAATattttggtacggtatttggtatacacaattgataaaccgaatacagaaataccgaaccgaaattcttaaataccgaacTGAAATACCGAATGTCCACCCCTAAATAGAAGTATAATTTTTATGCACTCAAGGCaagattaaaaaaattaaattctataaTTAGCGTGTGTTGAAACTTTTAtagatttgaggagtgttacaataTTCCCTCCTTgaaaacatttgtcctcgaatgttgctaGCACTATTCACTTGAACTTCTTAAATTTTCTTAGCACTACTCACTTTCTCAAGGGACTTAAAATTTTGGCTAACTcctcaaattttcaaaaattttggcagagtctccCCTATAAATTGGAATATCCAAAAAAATATCCCTGTCACCAATACTACAACTACACCACCAACTACCAAATAACTATAACAAATCATTCATAGGCACCATACACAGCTCATAAACTAATTACTCACACTACGGCAAGAAGGTACCACAATAACCAACCAAAATCTAAAGCACAATACTTCACAAAAAGTAAATCACATTAAAGAATTAAATGTACTCTGGCATGGTACTAatttatttaataactaaataTACTCTGACAAAAACTAAATTACTTCAACAACTAAGTATAATCTATTAAAGACATAAACATTTGCTAACTTGAATTTCATAAATGAAATATAAATGTCATGCCAAACCTAGGTTCACATACCTTGTTCCTCAAATAAATAAGGATACTTCTTACTCATATCTTCCTCCACCTCCCACGTAGGCTCTTTTAAATCATGATTACTCCATAAAACTTTTGCCGAAGTTAtatcttttgttctcaactttcttacttgcctatcgagaatttttataggtacctcttcataagtcaagccttctttaatttctatggtGTCGGCAGGTATTATATGCGACTCATCATGAATGTATTgtctaagcatagacacatgaaagataGGATGAACAGAGGACAACTCAACTGGCAATGCTAGCTCATAAGCCACTTTTCCCTTCTTTTCTATAATCTCATAAGGCCCGATAAACCTAGGACTAAGTCGCGATGCCTCTTATCAGAATAAGACTTTTGATGACTCTGAGCCGCTTTCAGTCTTTCTCTGATTAGATGTACTTTCTTTAAGGCCTCACAAACAAACTCTGGACCAATCAACAACACCTCTGttggttcaaaccaacccactggagacttACATCTTCGCCCATACAAtgcttcataaggagccatactAATGCTGGCCtgatagttgttattgtaagcaaattctataagtgcaaatgatcatcccaattacctccaaaatATATAACACATGCACGCAACATATCTTCGAGAGTCTAAATGGTCCTTTCTGCCTGGCCATCGATCTGTGGATGAAAAGCGGTGCTCAAATTGACCTTGGTACCTAATCTTTTCTGAAATGCCTCCCAGAAATGTGCCGTGAACCGAGGGCCTCTGTCAGATATGATTGAAATTGGAGTACCATGCAATCGAACTATTTTTTTAATGTACAACTACGTATACTGCTCTGAGGAATCTGTCATCTTTACTGGTAGGAAATGCGCGGACTTTGTCAGTCGGtctacaataacccaaattgaatcatgCTTACGGTATGTGCGAGGCAGACCTACTAAGAAATCCATgttaatcatctcccatttctactgtggtatctctatatcttgagctaggccaccaggcctctgatgctcggctttgacttgctggcaattcaaacatttGGCCACATGATCTGCTATTTGCTTCTTCATGCCTTTCCACCAATACAACTCTTTCAAGTCCAGATACATTTTGGTAGCACCTACATAGATAGAGTACCTCGAACTGTGAGCTTCTTCCATTATGACCTTCCTAAGCCCATCTACACAAGCACACATAAccgatcattcaacttcaaaactccatCACCTCATAGAGTGAAAGCAGTGATTTTTTTGTTTCTGACTCcttcttttaacttcactaagtaCAGATCTTCAtcttgcttagccttaacatgcgcAACAAGAGAGGACTGCGCTAAGGCATAAGCTGTTACACCTCTTTCTTCGGTCTCATCCAATCTAATTCCATCATTTGCTAATTTTTGAATTTCTTGACCTAAAATTCGCCTTTGTACTGCAAGATGGGCCAGGACACCCattgacttcctactaagtgcatctgctaccacattagctttgcccgggtgataaaggatattgatgtcataatccttcaatagctcgagccaccttctctgtctcaaatttagttctttttgcttgaaaatgtactggaggcttttgtgatcagtaaacacttcagaatgctcgccataaaggtagtgtcgctatatttttaatgcaaacaccactgctgcaAGCTCCAAGTCGTATGTggagtagttcttctcataattCTCTAACCGcctggaagcataagcaataacttttccatCTTTCATAAGAACACAATCAAGACCAACtctggaggcatcacaatacactgtgaacCCACCCGAACCTGTCGGCAAGGTTAACACAGGTGCAGTGGTtaacctcttctttaactcttgaaaactctgctCATAAGCATTTAACCACTAGAATTTAACTGCTCTCTGAGTCAACCTAGTTAATGGAGCTGCAAGTAaggaaaatccctctacaaaccttctatagtagccaGCTAACCACAAGAAACTCCTAATTTTGGTTGGCGTTGTCagcctaggccagttcttgactgcttctaTCTTCTGAGGATCTACTTTTCTGCCTTAACTAGATACCACgtgacctaagaatgccactgactgcaaccagaactcatattttgaaaacttggcataaagctcattCTCCTTCAAGGTCTACAAGGTTATCCTAAGGTGTTCTACATGATCTTCCTTGCTCTTAGAGTATACCAAAATATTGTATATAAACACGATAATATAGGTATCAAGGAATGGCTTGAAAACTCTATTCATGAGGACCATGAATgcagctggagcatttgtcaacctgaaGGACATTACTAGAAATTCATAGTGCCCGAATCGAGTTCTAAAGATTGTTTTAGATATATCCTCTTCTctgattctcaactgatggtaccccaaccttaaatatatttttgaaaagtactttacaccctgaagttgatcaaataaatcatcaattcttggaagtgggtacttgttcttaatgatAACTTTATTCAACTACAGATAGTCAACGCACATTCTAAGAGACCCATCTTTCTTATTGACAAATAGGACTAGAGCACCCCCACAGTGAAACACTCGACTtgatgaagcccttatcaagaagttTTTTCAACTGGTCCCTCAACTCATTAAGTTATGTTGGAGCCATCCTATAAGGAggtatagatatgggctgagtgtCTGGCAGGAGATCGATGCCAAAGTCTATGATGCTTTCAGGAGGAAGTTCGGGAAGGTCTTTTGGAAAGACTTATGGAaattctctaacaactagcaCAGACTAAAGAGTTGGTGGTTCTGATTCTTGATTAATGATGTGAGCCAAATAGGCGAGACACCCCTTACCGATTATTCATtgtgccttaaggtaagaaataaacttactTACAGGCGATGTTGaactacccttccactctaagacttcttcatttggaaattAGAACCTGATATCTTGGCAAGACAATCTAACATGGCATAGCaggaagacaaccaatccatacccatgatcATATCATAATCCACCATTTATAACTCTATGAGATCGGCCTCGGTGCTGCGACCTTGGACTGAAACTATACAACCTCTATAGACTCTTGTGGCTTTCACTGACTCGCCAACTGGAGTGGATACTAGGAATGACTCACTAAACTGTTCAGGTTCTAGCCCGAggttaattgcaaagtatggagtcACATACGAAAATGTTGAACCTTGACCAATTATGGTATAAATATTATGTGAGCAAACTAGAagtatacctgtaataacttctACAGATGCCTCTGCACTTTGACGATCAAGTATAGCAAACAAAAAGGGTTGTCCCCATCCCTGAGTAACTCGATCTACACCTTTGCCTGTCCCATGACCAGTCTGATTATGAGAACCACGAGCCTGAGGTGGTGCAGCTGTAGTAGCTGAGGAACTAGAAGGACGAGTTGATCCCCCACTGAAATTACGTTGCAACTTTGGTCAATTGGCCTTTATATGACCAATGTCTCCATAATGATAGCAACTATGAAACCCGAGATTGCACTAACCTGAATGTTGTTGCTTACATGTACCACAAAGACCTTGTTGTTGTGAATGTTGCTCAATATGACTCTGGCTATATGAGGATGGTGTCTTAAAATTTTAATTCTAGCGAGATTGGTTTCCATTACTCTGAGTACGTCTAAAAGAAGACCCACCACCTGACTGATGACTAGGCTGAGCTGGTGCTAATGACTCCTTATTGAAGGAATCCCTTCCTCCACCGCTGGATGTACCATTAAACCCGTCTGTTGTCTAGGCTTTCTTGTtatgctctttttcttctctcttttgttGTTTGTCTTTTTCTAAGTGCTTGGCGAATCCCACAACAGAGGAGAAAGTTGTCATTCCTACCACTACAGTTGATATCGTATCCTTAATGTGGTAAGCCAAACCGCAAACAAACCTGCGGATCTTTGCTTTTTCTGTCTTAACCATGTGAGGAGCATGCTTAGCCAAACTTATGAATTCTATGTAATACTCTTGCAAacttttattcccttgcttgagCTGCTCGAAGTCTGTAGCTTTAGCTTCCCCATCCTCTTCTGGTATAAAATTAGCCATGAAggcctcttcaaattcttcccaagtaggcggaccatcatcttcatctctttccttttcccacatctcaaaccaagcgCCAGCCACTTCTCTAAGCTGGTAGGCAGCCAACTCCACAACTTTATCATTAAATGCCTTCATCGCTCGGAGGGCTTTCTTGACACCCTTCAGCCACAACATTGGATCTTCATCAGCTATAGTACCACGGAACAATGGAGGACTCCGCTTTAAAAATTTGTTCACTCTTGAGGACTCAAAATTGTTCTGTCTATTTGATTAAGGTGGAATATCATCTCTTTTATCGTTCTAGTTGGCCATGAAGGCTTTAAACATCTCCATAGCGTTATTGACAACATTAAACATCTGACCCACCTCTGGAGATATAGTTGTCTGAGCCAGAACTACTGTTGGGGGTGGCAATAGATCCTGAGGTACTGGCTCATCATGCTCCACTCCCCTTTTCATGTTCAATCCGGAGTACTTGAACCCTCTTTGTGGATTTACCCTTCCTTTTCTGAGTTGAATCCTTCTTAGATCTACCTTGAGCCACAATAGTAGCAATAGTTTATTGAGCAACATCCTGAGTGTCGGTATTTGAATTACGAGTACGAGCCATTTTTGCGAGTTTTGGAATGAATATATTAGATAATTTCTTAGAGGTAGGCTCTACGACACGATCTAAAGTATGAAAAAAATATGAGACATTTCGTAAATGCTTGTAAcctcctacttataagtatgACGCGCTTcatacccataaataagactctactgacacggcttcatagacctTAAAACTCCATAAAcctgaggctctgataccaagtttatcACGATCCATTTTTAAAAAAAGTCGTGACCGGCACCCGGTTACTAAATTTGACTAAGGGAACCATATGcacttatcaaatctattataacttcaaatttatatgcaacaaggcaatactttaaccaaatacttttaattaatttaaatagctAAAATAAACCAACTTCAAAACTTTATTCGTAGTAACCACTGAAATgctgctaagttattatcaaaaagATCTGAATTTTTAACCCACTGActgtgtctatgaagcctctactgataaactgacgcagTGCTCATGACATGAGATTGTCTAGCTAGTTCTCCAAGTAAataaagaaataactaaataaagataACTCAAaagaatactccacgaacaaaagcgaaGCTTTccaatagcactggaagagaGGGAAGTCCTCACCTATAGCTTGCTCGCCTACAAAAttggttcctacgttgtaccgtagaccaacgtaggttcccaaaagagaacgtcagtaccatccattgtacttaGTGAGTCTGAACGACATGCGACGAAACCTTAGTAAATATACATTACGAGAAAAGATTCTAAGTGCATGGAAAATTTAAAGCTTCTAAGAACAATTCTagaataattgcataatagcagtttatgaatattctaaaagaaattcttttgtttttttttcttataaaaaaataCTTCAGTTTATACTTCGGGGGTTCCAACTATCCTGATTTATTTCTGTCttagtcaccgtgtgatcggtATGGGTTTGAttccaacctgatcgaataggcctaatccacgaggtgccactcgcttcatggttctcaacgttcatgtatcataccttagcctGGCTAAGCAAATTGTCAGCAACTAGACCCTtggctcgtgtgctccctactttggcacaagtagtttcaggaagtcaacgccttagTTAGGACCTTCGTCCTGGATGATGACCCCTTCTCGAATagaggatactcccaaaaatcttttctttctaaaacttatTCTTGtaacttttcaagtctaaatcttttctaGAACATCCTATATATACTCATACTGTtatccttaaatgtaaagcatgtcataaaaataaaataaatattcaaaagtatttctaaagattcttgcttcttcatgaaatttcaacatgaaaatggcatataagaataacacaaaaaaACTAGAAATTTATGtacatatatcataataaatcatctaaactttagctagaacaattctaagttaataggtaCCCACTCGCTTCAATTAAGTACATATtaactcttttaagcaattcatcaaacaccttgtatgcgtgcttttgtgagataaaccactttagtaaagggtaaTATCAATtcacctcaaaacttctcgagccaatacgtaggcCCTAATCCAATTTATACCCGTCAAGcaatcgattctacaacaaccagtgcattttaatAAATTTCAAAGTTTCACACGTAAATATGGAATTTACTGTTAATACAGAGAAAGAAGGAAATTAACTATCAAATTCTTATACTGTAGGATAATTGAGAATAGGATATACCTGCTTTCAAGAATTAGTTATTTGCAAAGAAGCCTAGAATTTTTCGTTGCCTGCGTGTGTACCTCGCTAGGACAtgcttctgttttttttttttgtgcgtAGAAGTCCTTTTCTCTAGTTGCTTTGAATCCTTGAAAATTTCCCTAACCACTCTTTCGTTCAGGCTTAAGGCTCAAGGCTTTAAGCCTTTTTATTTTCCTTACAATAGGACAGACTACTCATGGGCTTTAAGCCAAATTCTTAAGTCTTTTTTTAGACTTAACAAGTATTTAATAGTACccatttttaataattaataatactaaaattattaatatttccctaattgtatatccaattacTTATAAATAGATAAGTAACTCAAAAGTCAATCACAAGGGATTAAATTCACAATAGAAGTATAATTTTTATGCACTCAAGGCaagattaaaataaataaattaaattctATAATTAGCGTATGTTGAAACTTTTAtagatttgaggagtgttacaaaaACGATATATGCAATGTTGGACTGACCTCAACTAGTAACTTTTAATGAGGTTAGAGGCTTTCTAGGTTTAATGAGGTATTACATAAAATTTTATCAAAAACTATGCACAGTTGAGCAAACCCTTGACCAATTTGTTAAAGAAGGGAGGATTCAATTGGGATGAGGCAGCTAGCACAACCTTTTATAACCTTAAGCATGTTATGACAGTTGCTCCAGTTCTAGCTTTACCTGAATTCAACAAGCCATTAATTTTAGAAGTTGATGCATTTAATACTGGAGTGAGAGCAATGGTGATGCAGAACAGAAGACCATTAGCATTTATGAGCCAGTCATTGAGCAAAAGGAAACAAGGACTATCCTTTTATGGGAAAGAGTTGATTTCTCTACTCCTTGCAGTTGATAGATGAAGGCACTACTTGCATTCATGATACTTTGTCATCAAACTGACCATTTTAGCTTGAAGTTTTTGCAGGAATAGAAAATTACAACCTTTCTTCAGCATAACGGTTTAACCAAATTAATGGGTTTAAGCTATGATATCCAACACAAGAAAGGAGTAGAAATATCTTTGCAGATGCACTGTCAAGAAAGTATGAACAACAACCTACTGGAGATCAACCACAGTGTTTGATGTTAACACAACCGTAACCTAAGTGGTTTGAAGAAGTGTTGTCAAGCTATGAAGAAGACTAGGAGGTGGTACAAATTGTAACCACCTTAAGTATTAATCCTTTTGCCTTGATGGATAATACTTTACAACAACGGTTAATAAGACATAAAGGAAGAGTATGTGTTGACAATCATGGTACTCTCAGACAATAACTAATTTCTACTATTCACAACTCTGGCTTGGGAGGACATTCAGGAGTGATGACAACTTATTAGAGGGTGAAGGCACTTTTCTATTGGCCTTCCATTATTGAAGATGTGAAAAAGGTTATCCAAGAATGTGAAACATGCCAAAGATGCAAATATGAACAAATGGCTCATCCAGGGTTGCTACAGCCATTAATTGTACGAGAAAAATCTTGGGAACGCACATTTTTAGACTTCATTGAAGGTTTGCCAAAATCAGAAGGGCAAGATACTATTATAATTATGGTAGATAGGTACAACAAATATGCACACTTTATTGCCTTGTCTCATTCCTTCACAGCCTCTCAGGTAGCTCGAGTGTTTATAGACACTATGTACAAGCTACATGGATTACCTAAGAGCATAGTGACTGATATAGATAAGTTTTTCCTCAGTAATTTCTAGAAGGATCTTTTAAAAAACCAATAGGTACAATTACTTTACAATTCTACTTATTATCCACAAATTGATAGGCAAACTAAAAGGTTAAATAGGTGTATTGAGAATTATCTGAGATGCATGACTGGACACAAACATAAAGAGCGGAGTAAATGGTttttattgtataaattttgGTACAACATCAACTACCACTCAGCTCTGAAGATGACTCCATTCAAAGTAATGTATGGGTATGAACCACCGCAACTCTCTTTTGAATTTATCTCACAAACTAAAGTAGCTGGTATTGATCAAGTTCTCGGAGAAAGACAATTAATGGCAAAAGCACTGAAAGAAAATTTGAAGAAAGAGCAAAATAGAATGAAAATGAATGCTGATAAAAGAAGAACAAAAGGGGAGTTTAATGAAGGTGATTGGGTATTTCTCAAGTAGCAACCCTATGGACAGACTAGCATAGTTGTGAGGAAAAGTCTTAAGTTAGCTTCTAAATTCCATGGGCCCTATCAGATAGCACAAATGATTGGACTTGTTGCTTACAAGCTGAATTTGCCCCTACAACCAAGATACACCATGCTTTTCACATTTCTCAGCTTAAGAAGAAAGTGGGATCATAGATCGTTCCTTCAATAGATCCTCCAATTTGTTCTGCTGAAGGACAACCCTTGACAGAACCAATTGTTGTACTGGGCAGAAGGATGGTGAAGAAAGGAAATAAAGTCATTACTCAAGTTCTGCTGCAATGGGCTAATCTACTGTATGAGCAAGCTACTTGGGAAGATTACAATTTCATTATGTCCCAGTTTCCAGAATTTAAAGAACCTTGGGACAAGGTTCTCAAGGAGGATGGATTGTCATGAATGAAGTTTAAGTAGCCACTTGAGTCCTTATCTATTTTAAGTAGACTCAGGTTGATAAATGATTATGATAACATAACCAAATggagaattttattttatttggtgcTTGAGCTTCAAAATTCAATAGAAGTTGAGTGTGTGAGTGGCTAGATTTGATAAATGTCCGAGCAGTTTTTGAGTTGAAACTGCCAATTTTTGTTAGTTTTCAAATTGGTCTATCTTCATGTTCAAGGCATAATGGTAGTTGAACACTATTAATAGTGTTAAGTAATTGGCATGGTAGGTCAAAAGAGATGTTTTTGAGGTTCCAAGATTCATTTTCATTGAGGTCTGTAATATTGAGAGTATGTTCAATAGCAGTATTGGGTATGCCAAAAATTAGTGCTTTTACCATTTCCAATGATCCAACGGATACCTTGATTATAAAAGTACCATCCCTTAAGAATGTTGCTCCAGATAATTGAATCAGTTCTACGTTGATGGGTATGAGTTTGGGACTAGAAGTTTCTATGAGGGCGACAATATTTATTAACGAGGACTCGGACCTAAAGGGAAAGAGGGTTGTTAACAAGTCCGTTTGGTTTTCTGTGTATGTTTATTAGTATATGTATCTTTATTAGTATTAGATTATTGCCCAATTCGTTTATATACGT comes from the Nicotiana sylvestris chromosome 4, ASM39365v2, whole genome shotgun sequence genome and includes:
- the LOC138890604 gene encoding uncharacterized protein → MGVLAHLAVQRRILGQEIQKLANDGIRLDETEERGVTAYALAQSSLVAHVKAKQDEDLKVIMEEAHSSRYSIYVGATKMYLDLKELYWWKGMKKQIADHVAKCLNCQQVKAEHQRPGGLAQDIEIPQ